The following are encoded in a window of Vigna unguiculata cultivar IT97K-499-35 chromosome 8, ASM411807v1, whole genome shotgun sequence genomic DNA:
- the LOC114194931 gene encoding uncharacterized protein LOC114194931 → MALVVVGELNYVLCIEFQHTKFGTIMHQTKYARALLSKFGMQNCNSTATSIETSLKLGKEPVRRRTGVDWCGDKEDKNRWAKHIVASQAAWLRMLLKELKAELVQQPKLLVDNKSAIDLAKHPTSHGRSKHIETKFHFLYEQVNNGKLDVDY, encoded by the exons ATGGCTCTTGTTGTTGTAGGAGAGCTCAACTACGTTCTTTGTATTGAATTTCAACACACGAAATTTGGCACCATCATGCACCAAACTAAGTATGCAAGAGCCTTATTGTCCAAATTTGGAATGCAGAATTGTAACTCTACCGCTACATCAATTGAGACTAGTTTGAAGTTGGGAAAGGAACCAG TCAGAAGGAGGACTGGAGTTGATTGGTGTGGAGATAAGGAGGATAAGAACCGTTGG GCTAAACATATAGTAGCATCACAAGCTGCTTGGCTCAGAATGTTGTTGAAGGAGTTAAAGGCAGAATTGGTTCAACAACCAAAGCTTCTTGTGGACAACAAGTCTGCAATAGACTTGGCTAAACACCCAACTTCTCATGGAAGAAGCAAACATATTGAGACCAAGTTTCACTTCTTATATGAACAAGTCAACAATGGAAAACTTGATGTTGACTATTGA